Proteins encoded together in one Ruminococcaceae bacterium KH2T8 window:
- a CDS encoding transcriptional regulator, AlpA family — protein MENMTTVHMPAVMNAKDVASYLGISKQGAYNLMNSGSFPTLRVGKRLLVPADKFLEWIYEHSDNVKVEI, from the coding sequence ATGGAAAACATGACAACAGTACACATGCCGGCGGTGATGAACGCCAAGGACGTAGCGAGTTACCTGGGGATCTCCAAGCAGGGAGCATACAACCTCATGAACTCTGGATCGTTCCCTACACTTAGGGTAGGCAAGCGATTACTGGTACCGGCAGACAAGTTCCTTGAGTGGATCTACGAGCACTCAGACAATGTAAAAGTAGAGATCTGA
- a CDS encoding Site-specific recombinase XerD, whose protein sequence is MARMKRNANGSGSIYKREDGRWEGKYSIPAADGSGKYIRKSVYGKTQDEVRKKITEITAEIDDGTYVNPSQYKLSGWIDNWLEVYVKHSVKDFTYDSYSNICHKYVIPAIGNIKLKELKTSQIQKFYNDLLDNKGLSAKTVKNIHGVLHRALEQAYLVGEIKQNPSDRCLLPKVQKPKIEPMEADEVSEFLTAIKGHKYENVYYLTLFAGLRQGEVLGLSWDCVDFENSTILINKQLKRNNHHKGAVYHLDSTKSGKERYITIAPAVLEMLAKQRQWQEICQKKAGSAWNNEWDLVFTNELGQHLNHPTVYNNYKRIVKSLGLENKRFHDLRHTFAVASLESGDDIKTVQDNLGHATASFTLDVYGHVSKEMKKRSADNMQRYIDKVS, encoded by the coding sequence ATGGCAAGAATGAAGAGAAACGCAAATGGAAGCGGTTCTATCTACAAAAGAGAAGACGGTCGATGGGAAGGTAAATATTCCATCCCCGCAGCTGACGGAAGCGGAAAGTACATCAGAAAATCCGTTTATGGTAAGACTCAGGATGAAGTTCGTAAAAAGATTACTGAGATAACGGCTGAGATCGATGACGGCACATATGTTAATCCTTCGCAGTATAAGCTGTCCGGATGGATCGACAACTGGCTTGAGGTATACGTTAAGCATTCCGTAAAGGATTTCACTTACGATTCCTACAGTAATATCTGTCACAAGTATGTTATTCCTGCTATAGGCAACATCAAGCTCAAGGAACTAAAGACCAGCCAGATTCAAAAGTTCTATAATGATCTTCTGGATAATAAAGGATTATCAGCGAAGACCGTGAAAAATATCCACGGAGTCCTTCACAGAGCTCTTGAGCAGGCTTACCTCGTTGGGGAAATTAAACAGAATCCATCCGACAGATGTCTTCTCCCTAAGGTTCAAAAGCCCAAGATCGAGCCTATGGAAGCTGATGAAGTTTCAGAATTCCTGACAGCTATCAAGGGACACAAGTACGAGAACGTATATTATCTGACACTTTTTGCAGGGCTAAGGCAAGGCGAAGTGTTAGGTCTTTCCTGGGATTGCGTTGACTTCGAGAACAGCACGATACTGATAAATAAACAGCTTAAGAGGAATAACCATCACAAAGGAGCTGTATATCATCTCGACAGTACCAAGAGTGGTAAGGAAAGATATATCACCATCGCACCGGCGGTGCTGGAAATGCTCGCAAAGCAAAGGCAATGGCAGGAAATCTGCCAAAAGAAAGCCGGATCTGCCTGGAACAACGAATGGGATCTTGTATTCACCAATGAACTGGGACAACATCTTAACCATCCGACCGTTTATAACAACTATAAGCGGATCGTTAAGAGTCTCGGACTGGAAAATAAAAGATTTCACGATCTGAGGCACACATTTGCCGTAGCATCCCTTGAAAGCGGGGACGATATTAAGACTGTACAGGATAATCTCGGACACGCTACAGCTTCTTTCACCCTCGATGTTTACGGACATGTCAGCAAAGAGATGAAGAAAAGGTCGGCAGATAATATGCAACGATATATCGATAAAGTCTCGTAG